The proteins below are encoded in one region of Metabacillus dongyingensis:
- the queC gene encoding 7-cyano-7-deazaguanine synthase QueC, whose translation MKNDKALVVFSGGQDSTTCLFWALKQFKEVEVVTFNYNQRHKLEIEVAETIANELGVRHHLLDMSLLNQLAPNALTRDDIEIEHKEGELPSTFVPGRNLLFLTFASVLAKQIGAKHIVTGVCETDFSGYPDCRDVFVKSCNVTINLAMDDQFVIHTPLMWIDKAETWKLADELGALDYVREKTLTCYNGIIAEGCGECPACHLRKKGLDEYLSAKGGEAQ comes from the coding sequence ATGAAAAACGATAAAGCGCTTGTTGTATTCAGCGGCGGCCAGGATAGTACGACATGTTTATTTTGGGCCTTGAAGCAATTTAAAGAAGTGGAAGTTGTAACGTTTAATTATAACCAGCGCCACAAGCTTGAAATAGAAGTAGCAGAAACCATTGCAAATGAACTTGGAGTAAGGCACCATCTTTTGGATATGTCACTCTTAAATCAGCTGGCACCTAATGCTCTTACAAGAGATGATATTGAAATTGAACATAAGGAAGGCGAACTTCCTTCAACCTTTGTACCGGGCAGAAATCTTCTGTTCCTGACGTTTGCGTCTGTGCTTGCTAAACAGATCGGTGCAAAACATATCGTGACAGGAGTCTGTGAAACAGATTTCAGCGGATATCCCGATTGCCGCGATGTGTTCGTGAAATCATGCAACGTCACCATCAATTTAGCGATGGATGATCAATTTGTCATTCATACACCGCTAATGTGGATCGATAAAGCGGAAACTTGGAAGCTTGCAGATGAACTCGGTGCACTGGACTATGTAAGAGAAAAAACGCTCACATGCTACAACGGTATTATCGCAGAAGGCTGCGGAGAATGTCCAGCATGTCACTTAAGGAAAAAAGGGCTTGATGAATATTTGTCCGCAAAAGGAGGGGAGGCGCAATGA
- the queD gene encoding 6-carboxytetrahydropterin synthase QueD yields the protein MIQQMYPQTIHPYSYELNKDMQISAAHYVPNDEAGKCRRIHGHTYFINVTVAGDELDQSGFLINFAHIKELVHDRFDHTILNENEVFDDLDPNKFPTTEVVARTIYEIIQQHLDTLGHKPKCVGVFVRETPTSYVMYRPKQVKNG from the coding sequence ATGATTCAGCAAATGTACCCGCAAACAATTCATCCTTACTCTTATGAACTGAACAAAGATATGCAGATATCTGCGGCTCACTACGTGCCGAATGATGAAGCAGGGAAATGCCGCCGTATCCATGGTCATACGTATTTTATTAATGTAACGGTTGCGGGAGATGAGCTTGATCAATCCGGGTTCCTCATAAATTTTGCCCATATCAAGGAGCTCGTGCACGACCGCTTTGACCATACAATTCTAAATGAAAATGAAGTGTTTGATGATCTTGATCCAAATAAATTTCCTACTACTGAAGTAGTGGCTCGCACGATTTATGAAATCATCCAGCAGCATTTGGATACACTGGGACACAAACCGAAATGTGTCGGTGTTTTTGTCCGCGAAACACCAACAAGCTACGTAATGTACCGTCCCAAGCAGGTGAAAAATGGATGA